A genomic segment from Candidatus Korarchaeum cryptofilum OPF8 encodes:
- a CDS encoding APC family permease, with amino-acid sequence MSVSFKKVLKYWDLFLFNVCAIVVLDTVASSAAIGMQTFFWWFVTLFLFFIPYGLITAELGSAWPSEGGIYVWVKEAFGEKWAVMASWLYWVNVAIWMPSVYVLFSGTLAKVFAPDLNIWAQTLIAIVMTWVTVAAGILELGKSKWIPNLGAIVKAIVLLGVGAIGVYWTFTRGFANPFAPQDLLPSWSVALAYLPVVVYNYMGFELASSAGEEMVNPQRDVPRAIIFAGAAIFLLYVIGTFGLLAILPLDKLSIVTGIIDSVIEFSKILGPAGSALTLAFGIMILYTFLANMVTWTLGANRVLASTASEGLLPRSLGHLHSKYLSPDYAYYLTGIISTLLLIGNAIPAETVASIFWTLFALSSLIFLLPYLLLFPSFLKLRYKRPEVARPYKLPGGMPLAWISAILGEIFIAMACVFFFMPPEEIKDVFLYEAELIGGTAAVLIIGYLLYIWSGREREGIPTSRVG; translated from the coding sequence GTGTCAGTCTCATTCAAGAAGGTCCTTAAGTACTGGGACCTCTTTTTATTCAACGTTTGCGCCATAGTCGTGCTCGATACAGTGGCTTCATCAGCCGCTATAGGTATGCAGACATTCTTCTGGTGGTTCGTGACCCTCTTCCTCTTCTTCATCCCCTACGGATTGATAACAGCTGAACTGGGCTCAGCGTGGCCCAGTGAAGGCGGCATATACGTTTGGGTCAAGGAGGCCTTCGGGGAGAAGTGGGCCGTCATGGCCTCCTGGCTCTACTGGGTAAACGTAGCCATATGGATGCCCTCAGTATACGTGCTCTTCAGCGGGACTCTCGCTAAGGTATTCGCACCTGACCTCAATATATGGGCTCAGACGCTGATAGCGATAGTGATGACATGGGTAACCGTAGCTGCAGGTATATTAGAGCTTGGGAAGTCGAAATGGATCCCTAACTTAGGCGCTATAGTGAAGGCCATAGTACTCTTAGGGGTAGGCGCGATAGGAGTTTACTGGACTTTTACCAGGGGCTTCGCGAACCCCTTCGCACCTCAGGACTTGCTCCCCTCTTGGAGCGTAGCCCTAGCCTATCTTCCGGTGGTAGTTTACAACTACATGGGATTCGAGCTCGCTAGCTCAGCTGGGGAGGAGATGGTTAACCCCCAGAGGGACGTCCCTAGGGCTATAATATTCGCTGGGGCAGCTATATTCCTCCTCTACGTGATAGGGACCTTCGGCCTCCTGGCGATACTCCCCCTGGATAAGCTGAGCATAGTCACGGGCATAATAGATTCTGTTATAGAGTTCTCCAAAATATTGGGACCAGCTGGAAGCGCTTTAACTTTGGCATTCGGCATAATGATACTGTACACATTCCTAGCCAATATGGTCACTTGGACGCTGGGCGCTAATAGAGTGCTAGCATCCACAGCGAGCGAGGGCCTCCTCCCCAGATCCCTCGGCCATTTGCACAGCAAGTACCTCTCGCCCGACTACGCTTACTACTTGACTGGTATCATAAGCACGCTCCTCCTCATAGGGAATGCAATACCGGCTGAGACAGTAGCTAGTATATTCTGGACGCTCTTCGCACTCTCCAGCTTGATATTCCTCCTCCCATATCTGCTCCTCTTCCCATCCTTCCTGAAATTGAGGTACAAGAGGCCCGAGGTAGCTAGGCCTTACAAACTACCGGGAGGCATGCCTCTAGCATGGATATCAGCGATATTGGGTGAGATATTCATAGCTATGGCATGCGTATTCTTCTTTATGCCCCCCGAGGAGATAAAAGATGTCTTCCTCTACGAGGCTGAGCTCATAGGGGGGACCGCCGCAGTGCTCATAATTGGCTACTTGCTCTACATCTGGAGCGGGCGAGAGCGTGAGGGCATCCCAACCAGCCGAGTGGGATAA
- the argF gene encoding ornithine carbamoyltransferase, giving the protein MPRSSLFGKDLLTCQDLSRDEIWLIFETTKEMKHAYYRGERPRLLEGKNLGMIFEEPSTRTRVSFEVAMSQLGGHALYLRPGELHLGVRETIADTARVLSRYLDGIMARLLKHETLEELAKHATIPVINGLTDWFHPVQALTDVYTMLEKFGDLKKIKVAFFGDATNVANSLLVLTSRLGMNFTFCGPKKYWPKERVMKMVEENVAETGANIEITEDIDKAIKDANVVYTDLWWWVGQEHEAEERKAAFQPYQVNSNLMKRAAKNAVFMHCLPAARGMEVTDDVIDGPWSIVWDQAENRLHVEKAILVLLMG; this is encoded by the coding sequence ATGCCTAGGAGTAGCCTCTTCGGTAAGGACCTCCTGACTTGCCAGGATCTGAGTAGGGATGAGATCTGGCTCATATTCGAGACTACTAAGGAGATGAAGCACGCTTACTACAGGGGGGAGAGGCCCAGGCTCCTGGAGGGGAAGAACCTCGGTATGATATTCGAGGAACCCTCCACTAGGACCAGGGTCTCCTTCGAGGTAGCCATGAGCCAGTTAGGGGGTCATGCCCTCTACCTGAGGCCAGGGGAGCTCCACTTAGGGGTCAGGGAGACGATAGCTGATACAGCTAGAGTGCTGAGCAGGTACTTGGACGGTATAATGGCTAGATTGCTCAAGCACGAGACTCTGGAGGAGTTGGCGAAGCACGCTACGATACCGGTGATAAACGGCCTGACTGACTGGTTCCACCCGGTTCAAGCTCTGACCGATGTATACACCATGCTCGAGAAGTTCGGGGACCTTAAGAAGATAAAAGTAGCGTTCTTCGGCGATGCAACGAATGTAGCAAACTCCCTCTTAGTCCTAACATCCAGGCTAGGGATGAACTTCACTTTCTGCGGGCCGAAGAAGTACTGGCCGAAGGAGAGGGTGATGAAGATGGTCGAGGAGAACGTGGCAGAGACTGGTGCGAATATAGAGATAACTGAGGACATAGATAAAGCAATAAAGGATGCTAACGTCGTCTACACAGATCTATGGTGGTGGGTCGGGCAGGAGCATGAGGCTGAGGAGAGGAAAGCAGCTTTCCAGCCATATCAAGTGAACTCTAACTTGATGAAGAGGGCAGCTAAGAACGCAGTCTTCATGCACTGCCTCCCCGCTGCTAGGGGGATGGAGGTGACCGATGACGTAATAGATGGGCCGTGGAGCATAGTCTGGGATCAGGCTGAGAACAGGCTCCACGTGGAGAAGGCTATATTGGTTCTACTCATGGGGTGA
- a CDS encoding ATP-binding protein: MKLIGRVADGSSDTSASVILLKDLEREVRAESLVLIKNGGSDVLGILRRGLGRNEFLSRSSYRPEVAYLRHGGEPSAAKEVYSFDIIIIGEVVDGKVRGNRKIIAPGSPVYIFDDENPLELFIAKSAKKLSWMRAHVEGKDWLVPADAFYIPYHVGVFGSTGSGKSYFTRHVLIPFYVQNGYRAIVLDWSGEDYAPHFGGISMREIASDESSILDYISGITEGFYRNEAIRSAFEEFLQGWAEFVRGRSESELYEELKKFVQESLRKISRDDWRRSAERAFQRVFRRIRPEDLSPFMGEIGVSEIIDSGQVTIIDMSGFSNEAKLSLFLSLAEELKRRMVRGQRMDIALIIDEAPQYCPYRPDGIQLRATEEIKNLAALGRKHRLNITLIAQGIAGEIGINAAIRRNLNTNFYGRLHPLDAAGEGGAKEWLGPYGITPDYLLTLEEGRFYFSGAMNPSPVPLLITFEVS; this comes from the coding sequence ATGAAGCTGATAGGGAGAGTGGCAGATGGATCCTCAGATACCTCGGCTTCCGTCATCCTACTGAAGGACTTGGAGAGGGAAGTGAGGGCCGAGAGCTTAGTCCTGATAAAGAACGGGGGGAGTGATGTCCTCGGGATACTGAGGAGAGGGCTCGGCAGGAATGAGTTCCTGAGTAGATCGAGCTACAGGCCTGAAGTGGCGTATTTGAGGCATGGAGGGGAGCCTTCAGCAGCTAAAGAAGTTTATTCATTCGATATCATAATAATAGGGGAAGTGGTCGATGGGAAGGTGAGGGGGAACAGGAAGATAATAGCCCCTGGCTCCCCGGTCTATATCTTCGATGATGAGAACCCTCTTGAGCTCTTCATAGCAAAATCTGCGAAGAAATTGAGCTGGATGAGGGCTCATGTAGAGGGGAAGGATTGGCTCGTTCCTGCTGATGCTTTCTACATCCCATATCACGTCGGGGTCTTCGGGTCGACTGGCAGCGGGAAGTCCTACTTCACTAGGCACGTCCTTATACCTTTCTACGTCCAGAACGGTTACAGGGCTATAGTCTTAGATTGGAGCGGTGAGGATTACGCCCCTCACTTCGGGGGCATCAGCATGAGGGAGATAGCTTCTGATGAATCCTCAATCCTAGATTACATAAGCGGGATAACTGAGGGCTTCTACAGGAATGAAGCGATAAGGAGCGCTTTCGAGGAGTTCCTTCAGGGATGGGCTGAATTCGTTAGGGGGAGGAGTGAATCTGAACTATATGAGGAGCTCAAGAAATTCGTTCAGGAGAGCTTGAGGAAAATAAGCAGGGATGATTGGAGGAGATCCGCTGAAAGGGCTTTTCAGAGGGTATTCAGGAGGATAAGGCCTGAGGATCTATCGCCCTTCATGGGGGAGATCGGGGTCAGCGAGATAATAGATTCGGGCCAGGTAACGATCATAGATATGTCCGGGTTCTCAAATGAAGCTAAGCTCAGCTTGTTCCTGAGCTTAGCTGAGGAGCTCAAGAGGAGGATGGTGAGGGGCCAGAGGATGGATATAGCCCTGATAATAGATGAGGCCCCTCAGTACTGCCCGTATAGGCCAGATGGGATTCAGCTTAGGGCTACTGAGGAGATAAAGAATTTAGCTGCCCTCGGGAGGAAGCACCGCTTGAACATAACGCTCATAGCTCAGGGCATAGCTGGGGAGATAGGGATAAACGCTGCGATAAGGAGGAACTTGAACACGAATTTCTACGGGAGGCTCCACCCCTTGGATGCAGCTGGCGAGGGGGGAGCTAAGGAATGGCTTGGCCCATATGGAATAACTCCTGACTACCTCTTGACGCTCGAGGAGGGCAGATTTTACTTCTCAGGAGCTATGAACCCATCACCGGTCCCCCTTCTCATAACTTTCGAGGTGAGCTGA
- a CDS encoding COG1470 family protein: MRRIFPLLIIAILFMYQLQVLSQGIEATISPNSVSTKPGDREKFSLTVFNRGSSDIEVNGIRLRITSRELFGVPVAVYLGEYAFPFDKPELVKAGKQKVIERTIEIPLIPFAGSFDVEVVVETTGGNASTKMRVNLLYSWLSIAFLLITLLIAIGIIYVILKLSLRRVRRGKIYRISDLLDERDRYHKLLKELEGRKGKIGEKEYGELKEEYSSNIRRIQSELESMLPGLQDDLAKLEREIEDINGELRKLRARVEVKEVKRGEVEAEIRKMEKLLEGKRKRADEIRDLIRRIKGL; encoded by the coding sequence ATGAGGAGGATATTTCCTCTACTCATCATAGCTATTCTCTTCATGTATCAGCTTCAGGTACTTAGCCAGGGTATAGAGGCCACTATATCCCCGAATTCAGTATCAACGAAGCCCGGGGACAGGGAGAAGTTCTCTCTGACTGTCTTCAATCGCGGGAGCAGCGATATAGAGGTGAACGGGATAAGGCTCAGGATAACATCTAGAGAGCTCTTCGGGGTACCTGTAGCGGTATACCTAGGCGAATACGCTTTTCCCTTCGATAAACCAGAGCTAGTTAAGGCTGGGAAGCAGAAGGTGATTGAGAGGACTATAGAGATACCCCTAATACCATTCGCAGGTAGCTTCGATGTAGAAGTTGTTGTTGAGACTACTGGAGGCAACGCTTCGACTAAGATGAGGGTGAACTTGCTCTACAGCTGGCTCTCCATAGCTTTCCTCCTCATCACTCTCCTAATAGCGATAGGGATAATCTACGTGATATTGAAGCTATCATTGAGGAGGGTGAGGAGGGGGAAGATATACAGGATAAGCGACCTGTTGGACGAGAGGGATAGATATCATAAGCTACTCAAGGAGCTCGAGGGCAGGAAGGGGAAGATAGGGGAGAAGGAATATGGGGAGCTTAAGGAGGAGTACTCCTCTAACATCAGGAGGATCCAATCCGAGCTAGAGAGCATGCTCCCAGGACTTCAGGACGATCTAGCTAAGCTGGAGAGGGAGATAGAAGATATAAACGGGGAGTTGAGGAAGCTGAGGGCGAGAGTGGAGGTGAAGGAAGTCAAGAGAGGGGAAGTTGAGGCTGAGATAAGGAAGATGGAAAAATTGTTGGAGGGGAAGAGGAAGAGAGCTGATGAAATCAGGGATCTAATACGCAGGATTAAGGGCCTCTAA
- a CDS encoding CPBP family intramembrane glutamic endopeptidase, with protein sequence MRGLITFLLVSFCSAFLLDLAFYSYSQGLNQLFLSLLLTLWGFLRMYTPTLGAIVALIVSRENLRAIESYINFSWRSLKYFLLAPLYAYFSSALFLLLAHAMGLLDIDGLLQLISSSSGVTKELASVILMMQVIIAYPAALTINSIAALGEEIGWRGYLFRQLGGNFVLKNILLVGTIWGLWHSTAIAILGHNYPLLRASGIPLFILFCISSSIAMLKLTEASGSILPSVSLHGGLNALWGLAAYSTKFRGVENELYGGLGVLGIISLFIASVSTVAILKKYEARAKAKG encoded by the coding sequence ATGAGGGGCCTCATAACATTCTTGCTAGTATCCTTCTGCTCAGCTTTCCTCCTGGACTTAGCGTTCTACTCATACTCCCAGGGGTTGAATCAGCTCTTCCTCAGCCTTCTCTTAACGCTCTGGGGATTTTTGAGGATGTATACACCGACTTTGGGGGCGATAGTAGCTCTAATAGTATCCAGGGAGAATTTGAGAGCTATAGAGAGCTACATAAACTTCAGTTGGAGGTCCCTCAAGTACTTCCTGCTCGCTCCTCTGTACGCTTACTTCAGCTCAGCTTTATTCCTCCTGCTAGCTCATGCGATGGGCCTTCTAGATATAGATGGCCTCTTGCAGCTTATATCCAGCAGCTCCGGGGTTACGAAGGAACTCGCTAGCGTGATATTGATGATGCAAGTGATAATAGCATACCCAGCGGCCCTAACGATAAACTCTATCGCAGCCCTAGGGGAGGAGATAGGGTGGAGGGGCTACTTGTTCAGGCAGCTGGGTGGTAATTTCGTGTTGAAGAACATCTTATTAGTCGGTACGATCTGGGGCCTCTGGCACTCAACAGCGATAGCCATTCTTGGCCATAATTACCCGCTACTCAGGGCCTCGGGAATACCCCTCTTCATCCTCTTCTGCATCTCATCGAGCATAGCGATGCTGAAGCTCACGGAGGCTAGTGGAAGCATCCTCCCATCCGTATCCCTGCATGGGGGCTTGAATGCTCTCTGGGGATTGGCTGCTTACTCCACTAAGTTCAGAGGTGTTGAGAATGAGTTATACGGGGGCCTCGGTGTTCTGGGAATAATATCTCTCTTCATAGCTTCAGTTTCAACTGTAGCGATACTGAAGAAATATGAAGCTCGTGCGAAGGCTAAGGGTTGA
- a CDS encoding class II glutamine amidotransferase: MCRILLLIGSDSSEANSLLDALAKASECDPLLSKLRGEECPKHDDGWGYALIGSKDGRKLSRYYRSTSPIFEDGELEVLKGSLNNLDSFYLIAHSRKMSKGEVSIFNTHPFHYSHKGFDLWFAHNGAVDDVELAAEMGLSYSEDISDSYYLGSYIYERVDDIASAFSRAKRFVKEGSAMNTILLADKPLISVATAYYLAEGSKIDYYRLFMSDGENKAVFSSSIGEYIDLRYEELRNGFGIIFSMKNGEIDSKIFEI, translated from the coding sequence ATGTGCAGGATCTTACTACTGATCGGTTCAGATAGCAGTGAAGCCAATTCCTTACTCGATGCCCTGGCTAAAGCGAGTGAATGCGATCCTTTGCTCTCTAAATTGAGGGGAGAGGAGTGCCCTAAGCATGATGATGGCTGGGGATATGCCCTCATAGGTTCCAAGGATGGGAGGAAGCTCTCGAGATATTACAGGTCCACCTCCCCTATATTCGAGGATGGGGAGCTTGAGGTATTGAAGGGGAGTTTAAATAACTTGGATTCCTTCTACCTGATAGCTCACTCGAGGAAGATGTCGAAGGGGGAGGTGAGTATCTTCAATACGCACCCATTCCACTACTCCCATAAGGGCTTCGACCTCTGGTTCGCTCATAATGGTGCTGTGGACGATGTGGAGCTAGCGGCTGAGATGGGGCTCAGCTATTCCGAGGATATATCAGATAGCTACTACCTCGGGAGTTACATTTACGAGAGGGTAGATGATATCGCAAGCGCATTCAGTCGAGCTAAGAGGTTCGTGAAAGAGGGGAGTGCTATGAACACAATCCTGCTAGCAGATAAGCCTTTAATCTCGGTAGCTACAGCTTACTATTTAGCTGAAGGGTCTAAGATCGATTACTACAGGCTCTTCATGTCGGATGGCGAGAATAAAGCAGTTTTCTCCTCATCGATAGGGGAATACATAGATCTGAGATATGAGGAGCTGAGGAACGGTTTCGGGATAATATTCTCCATGAAAAACGGTGAGATCGACTCAAAAATATTCGAGATTTAG
- a CDS encoding DNA double-strand break repair nuclease NurA, giving the protein MEVEWLSLPHPLLAAFLERAEEEASQISSLIEKLAKSVNSAKSLISGLIEPLGEGKVIRVGAVDGSRSPKLSERMGARYGLIAAGALIIEGKRRISEKYIAGQFKRKQALSEEVSKYFFDLLSVYAERKIALEILDDVDLLFIDGSFYSFVYPVLRMRKQGLFGEREEEVFREVYEMTRELSRSKKVIGVIKRSHTRAIGGFIALNSIEELKDLITVIDKLILSAIMPPRTIFRYERLIGDENVSVYTQAAYLASKSMLEDLMERAREKAYEPFRKLGLDLDDFRSLRRAQVKAHASTPVCELEHPSIDLEVGEDLFSDATGLPVAIDLIDSSVSLSSKLTDEYVSEVEARVLERLKDKEMVRWFFHFLNPQKIF; this is encoded by the coding sequence ATGGAAGTCGAGTGGCTCAGCTTACCCCACCCCCTCCTAGCTGCGTTCCTCGAGAGGGCGGAGGAGGAGGCCTCTCAGATCTCCTCTCTCATAGAGAAGCTAGCGAAAAGCGTGAATTCAGCTAAGAGCTTGATCTCAGGGTTGATAGAGCCCCTGGGGGAGGGGAAGGTCATTAGAGTGGGGGCCGTTGACGGATCTCGATCCCCAAAGCTGAGCGAGAGGATGGGGGCTAGGTATGGCCTCATAGCTGCGGGGGCCCTCATAATAGAGGGGAAGAGGAGGATAAGTGAGAAGTACATAGCCGGACAGTTCAAGAGGAAGCAAGCACTTTCAGAGGAGGTAAGCAAGTACTTCTTCGATCTCCTCTCTGTATACGCTGAGAGGAAGATAGCTCTCGAGATATTGGATGATGTCGATCTCCTATTCATAGACGGAAGTTTCTACAGTTTCGTCTATCCCGTCCTGAGGATGAGGAAGCAGGGACTGTTCGGGGAGAGGGAGGAGGAAGTATTCAGGGAGGTATATGAGATGACCAGGGAGCTGAGCAGGAGTAAGAAGGTCATAGGAGTGATAAAGAGGAGTCACACTAGGGCGATAGGAGGATTCATAGCCTTGAACTCAATAGAGGAGCTTAAAGATCTCATAACGGTGATAGATAAGCTCATACTTTCAGCTATAATGCCTCCCAGGACTATCTTCAGGTACGAGAGGTTGATAGGGGATGAGAACGTGAGCGTCTACACTCAAGCTGCCTACTTGGCCAGCAAGAGCATGCTGGAGGATCTGATGGAGAGAGCAAGGGAGAAGGCTTATGAGCCATTCAGGAAGCTCGGCCTGGATTTGGATGATTTCAGATCATTGAGGAGGGCTCAAGTCAAGGCTCATGCTTCAACACCGGTGTGCGAGCTCGAGCACCCATCGATAGATTTGGAAGTAGGGGAAGATCTGTTCAGCGATGCCACCGGGCTCCCTGTGGCCATAGATCTCATAGACTCCTCCGTGAGCCTAAGCTCCAAGCTCACTGATGAGTACGTCAGCGAAGTGGAAGCCAGGGTCTTGGAGAGGCTGAAGGATAAGGAGATGGTCAGGTGGTTCTTCCACTTCCTGAACCCTCAGAAGATATTTTAA
- a CDS encoding CoA-acylating methylmalonate-semialdehyde dehydrogenase, with translation MILEPPRSDYGVLKLFINGKWVESSSREYAEVYDPGLGKVIAKVPMATEAEVDEAVEAAYEAFKSWSKLPVPDRLQYIFKMKYAMEERKEIIARANTQNHGKVIRESRGDLRRSIENVEAAISVAYTLAKGEYQQEIAKGVDEVLIREPLGVFAVVSPYNFPVMIPFWFIPYALALGDTLVVKVSSTTPVPMVLVMEALASELPPGVLNVIYSDHKVGEHLVTHPLVEGTAFVGTSNAALRLYELSASKGKRFLGGGSAANYAVVMPDADLERTVHNLRDSKFGNTGQRCLAIQNIVLVGDIYDKFKEQFLNLAKEIRIGYGLDERSEMGPMASRKYRDNVIKMIEEGLKEGAKLALDGRGVRVEEYPDGFYLGPTVLEGVTPDMKVAREEIFGPVANLLRADSLDQAIEWINKNKYHHSASIFTRSGKYAREFLHNVYVGNVGINIGIAAPVGWFPFGGKRLAGVGSHHPQMDAVDFFTDRKVGIVRWF, from the coding sequence ATGATATTGGAGCCGCCCAGATCTGATTACGGAGTTTTGAAGCTCTTCATAAACGGGAAGTGGGTCGAGTCATCGAGCAGAGAGTATGCGGAGGTCTACGATCCCGGATTGGGCAAGGTGATAGCTAAAGTACCTATGGCGACTGAGGCTGAGGTAGATGAAGCTGTCGAAGCTGCTTACGAGGCCTTCAAATCCTGGAGCAAGCTCCCGGTCCCGGACAGGCTGCAGTACATATTCAAGATGAAGTACGCGATGGAGGAGAGGAAGGAGATAATAGCTAGGGCTAACACTCAGAACCACGGTAAAGTCATAAGGGAATCTAGAGGTGATTTGAGGAGATCCATAGAGAACGTTGAGGCAGCTATATCAGTCGCTTACACTTTAGCGAAGGGCGAGTATCAGCAGGAGATCGCCAAGGGAGTGGATGAAGTGCTCATAAGGGAGCCCCTGGGTGTCTTCGCTGTAGTCAGCCCTTACAACTTCCCGGTGATGATACCATTCTGGTTCATACCTTACGCCCTGGCCCTAGGGGATACTCTGGTGGTGAAGGTCAGCAGCACCACTCCCGTACCTATGGTGCTCGTCATGGAGGCCCTGGCCAGCGAGCTACCGCCGGGAGTCCTCAACGTGATATATAGCGACCATAAGGTGGGGGAGCACTTAGTGACTCATCCCCTGGTCGAGGGCACCGCATTCGTGGGGACGAGTAACGCTGCCCTCCGCCTCTACGAGCTCTCAGCCTCCAAGGGGAAGAGGTTCCTGGGAGGGGGGAGCGCAGCTAACTACGCTGTAGTGATGCCGGATGCCGATCTCGAGAGGACTGTCCATAATCTGAGGGACTCCAAGTTCGGAAATACTGGGCAGAGGTGCCTAGCCATTCAGAACATAGTGTTGGTGGGAGATATATACGATAAGTTCAAGGAGCAATTCCTGAACCTAGCTAAGGAGATAAGGATAGGATATGGGCTCGATGAGAGGAGCGAGATGGGCCCGATGGCCAGCAGGAAGTACAGGGATAATGTGATTAAGATGATAGAGGAGGGATTGAAGGAAGGAGCTAAGCTTGCTTTGGATGGGAGGGGAGTGAGAGTTGAGGAATATCCTGATGGCTTCTACCTCGGTCCAACGGTGCTAGAGGGCGTGACTCCAGATATGAAGGTAGCTAGGGAGGAGATATTCGGGCCAGTGGCCAACTTATTGAGAGCTGACAGCCTGGATCAGGCTATAGAATGGATAAATAAGAATAAGTACCATCATTCCGCCTCCATATTCACTAGGAGCGGGAAGTATGCTAGGGAGTTCCTGCACAACGTTTACGTGGGTAACGTGGGGATAAACATAGGGATAGCAGCACCAGTCGGCTGGTTCCCGTTCGGGGGCAAGAGGTTAGCAGGTGTGGGGAGCCACCACCCGCAGATGGATGCTGTGGACTTCTTCACCGATAGGAAGGTAGGGATAGTGAGGTGGTTCTGA
- a CDS encoding Lrp/AsnC family transcriptional regulator has protein sequence MERLDDIDLAILRILQEDCKKNIAEISEALNIPKSTVHYRISRLEKMGFIEGCYAKLNSEKLGKSFIGVTLVRARYSPGYHETVGEKISKIPGVMAVYFVFGDTDFVVISRAANRDELMSIVEQMMKIEEIERTSTMIVAKVIKEDMKIQI, from the coding sequence TTGGAGAGGCTCGATGATATAGACCTAGCTATACTGAGGATCCTACAGGAGGACTGCAAGAAGAATATAGCTGAGATATCCGAAGCCCTGAATATACCTAAGTCGACAGTTCATTACAGGATATCCAGGCTGGAGAAGATGGGCTTCATAGAGGGATGCTACGCTAAGCTCAATTCTGAGAAATTGGGGAAGAGTTTCATTGGAGTGACGTTAGTGAGGGCTAGATACAGCCCGGGTTATCACGAGACGGTCGGTGAGAAGATCTCAAAGATACCCGGAGTCATGGCGGTCTACTTCGTCTTCGGGGATACCGATTTCGTAGTGATATCTAGGGCCGCGAATAGGGATGAGCTCATGAGCATAGTGGAGCAGATGATGAAGATAGAGGAGATAGAGCGGACCTCAACGATGATAGTAGCGAAAGTTATAAAAGAGGATATGAAGATTCAGATATAA
- a CDS encoding aspartate aminotransferase family protein gives MDPLEARSKYVMKGVALYHPVTIERGANAKLYDVNGKEYIDFTSGIGVANLGHANPELIKAAEEQLKKLWHMCFMVVNYKPYVELAERLAKIAPGSSEKMVLLQNSGSEAIENAIKVAKQVTGRPYVVAYENSFHGRGTYGYALASTGKYKPYKTGFDPLIPGVELIPYPYCYRCPFKQEYPSCGLACLDYVKNWFSHTRVPPERVAAFIIEMVQGEGGFVVAPRDYVKELKSFLEANSILLIDDEVQAGWGRTGKMWAVEHFGIEPDIIATAKAIANGLPLSAVIGKREIMENTSPGSFGGTYGGNPVACSVAIKVVEIMQRDRIPERAAKLGDIMRKRLEEMFEKYELIGDVRGLGAMQAIELVRDRRSKEPAADETMRVINKAREKGLLLLRAGVYLNVIRLHPPLTIEEDNLMRGLDILEESIREVVS, from the coding sequence ATGGACCCCTTGGAGGCGAGGAGCAAGTACGTTATGAAGGGGGTTGCCCTCTACCATCCCGTGACTATAGAGAGGGGAGCGAATGCGAAGCTATACGATGTCAACGGGAAGGAATACATAGATTTCACGAGCGGAATAGGAGTAGCTAACTTGGGGCATGCCAATCCAGAGCTGATAAAGGCGGCTGAGGAGCAGCTCAAAAAGTTATGGCACATGTGCTTCATGGTCGTCAATTACAAGCCTTACGTCGAGTTAGCTGAAAGGCTGGCTAAGATAGCTCCCGGGAGCTCTGAGAAGATGGTATTGCTTCAGAACAGCGGATCGGAGGCCATAGAGAACGCGATAAAGGTGGCGAAGCAAGTGACTGGGAGGCCTTATGTAGTGGCCTATGAGAACTCCTTCCACGGCAGGGGCACTTACGGTTACGCCCTAGCATCTACGGGAAAGTATAAGCCTTACAAGACGGGATTCGATCCACTGATCCCAGGAGTGGAGCTCATCCCCTATCCTTACTGTTATAGATGCCCCTTCAAGCAGGAGTATCCTTCCTGCGGGCTAGCCTGCTTGGATTACGTGAAGAACTGGTTCTCGCACACCAGAGTCCCTCCGGAGAGGGTAGCTGCTTTCATTATCGAGATGGTTCAGGGAGAGGGTGGCTTCGTAGTGGCTCCGAGGGATTACGTTAAGGAGCTCAAATCCTTCCTGGAGGCGAACTCAATCCTGCTGATAGATGATGAAGTCCAAGCTGGATGGGGAAGGACCGGGAAGATGTGGGCAGTCGAGCACTTCGGAATAGAGCCTGATATAATCGCTACAGCTAAAGCGATAGCCAACGGCCTCCCCCTATCCGCTGTTATAGGGAAGAGGGAGATAATGGAGAATACGAGCCCCGGGAGCTTCGGAGGTACTTATGGCGGCAATCCAGTGGCCTGCTCAGTCGCTATAAAAGTGGTGGAGATAATGCAGAGGGATAGGATACCGGAGAGAGCCGCGAAGCTTGGGGATATCATGAGGAAGAGGCTAGAGGAGATGTTTGAGAAGTACGAGTTGATAGGAGACGTCAGAGGGCTGGGGGCCATGCAAGCTATCGAGTTAGTCAGGGACAGGAGGAGTAAGGAGCCAGCGGCTGATGAGACGATGAGAGTGATAAATAAGGCAAGGGAGAAGGGCTTGCTCCTCCTGCGAGCGGGGGTCTATTTGAACGTGATAAGGCTCCATCCTCCCCTGACGATAGAGGAGGATAACTTGATGAGGGGCCTCGATATATTGGAGGAATCGATAAGGGAGGTGGTATCATGA